A genomic window from Bdellovibrio sp. SKB1291214 includes:
- a CDS encoding tetratricopeptide repeat protein — MRTLKRLLIISPILAGALYTQIARAEKMNSDTQDLVVGKMERVLKAMDVKDPSWVPTQQRLADTLAERARTRFMQEVEANCDGCKGSKADRQKAIQIYESILSQVKLNEHGPILFQLGHLYQMAGQNDKAIELFQSITKDAKKKSISADIVSRSHAELGDLLFQKGKFKEAKANYEVALKDRKLQNRALVIYNMAWCDFNQDKLNPAVKTMEGLLSKPELITRDTEEGSKYDPVFHADIVRDLGTFYARRNITTREIARFEVLSPKEKRKELLLNFAQEADRIGQKQAAHDILSRYLDQEGLSDTETLEAFVRMAKINYDRGQTGQSTRDFEKAAKAFKNTCKDPSKCEELKKTMKTYVTELHRSKKLKPDQDLLNSYVIYANTFPEDTEMTTRGAQVAMDMGKPAVAAQLYRAISDNSDLSDKERQNALLNEVAAGEKSGDVNLQRAAYINFLKKGKDEGKSFEVRYQMAYLNYQQKQLKEAAVAFNDLATDKKGKPELRKKSADLALDSLAQLKNDEQIQELAANYAAIFPAHKAEFEATSRKALMNQAAALANNPNSSKSDMRTVLKRITNTNLASANAEEKVLFYTNESIMAQKLGEDEIYVQALNKLIASDVSAARKEALLEQLTGYYEKKLDFANAYKTALRLKMPKVSEKDREFRLGTLADLANMNPQRHYRAALKLGIKGDRAMVMRTRLVLMSSNPAAELKAQSSELRRSPAVLNETALLVFARNGMSNSLRSVLDMKEIRNRSAAQFIQKQPFYSKAANFKGQIAAHMISTKSDRQMQRDITERIKLLAKADALLADANRTRDITAQLMALEVVAIENDRMVRDLVNLPMPKGLTPQEQAQYVGILKAKSKPYLMKAKFAEQREQDLLNNSSALAQMAQDYRTARPEIQNILKREMTLITQLQASGKMKSAVSDALNSSQASASDLASARKSVAAEPNNAGEIVKLKTLETKMGHPLMASYLEGRLNQLQRGKSL; from the coding sequence ATGAGAACACTTAAACGCCTCCTAATTATTAGTCCGATTCTGGCTGGCGCTCTGTATACACAGATCGCTCGCGCGGAAAAGATGAACTCCGACACGCAAGATCTTGTCGTCGGCAAGATGGAGCGCGTTCTTAAGGCGATGGATGTTAAAGATCCTTCGTGGGTACCAACGCAACAACGTTTGGCAGATACACTTGCAGAAAGAGCTCGTACGCGCTTTATGCAAGAAGTTGAAGCCAATTGTGACGGCTGCAAAGGCTCTAAAGCAGATCGCCAAAAAGCGATTCAAATTTACGAAAGCATCCTGTCCCAAGTTAAATTAAACGAACACGGTCCGATTTTGTTCCAATTGGGTCACTTGTACCAAATGGCTGGTCAAAATGATAAAGCCATCGAACTTTTCCAAAGCATCACTAAAGATGCAAAGAAAAAATCAATCTCTGCTGATATCGTATCCCGCTCGCATGCCGAGTTGGGTGATTTACTATTCCAAAAAGGTAAATTTAAAGAGGCCAAAGCAAACTACGAAGTGGCTTTGAAGGACAGAAAACTTCAAAACCGTGCTTTGGTGATCTACAATATGGCTTGGTGTGATTTCAACCAGGACAAGCTTAATCCAGCAGTAAAAACTATGGAAGGCTTGCTTTCTAAGCCTGAACTAATCACGCGCGATACCGAAGAAGGATCTAAGTACGATCCAGTTTTCCATGCTGATATCGTGCGTGACCTTGGTACTTTCTATGCGCGCAGAAACATCACGACTCGTGAAATTGCTCGCTTTGAAGTCCTCTCCCCTAAAGAAAAACGTAAAGAATTACTTTTAAACTTTGCACAAGAAGCGGACCGCATTGGTCAAAAGCAAGCGGCTCACGACATCTTAAGTCGCTACCTGGATCAAGAAGGTTTGTCTGATACAGAGACTCTTGAAGCTTTCGTACGTATGGCGAAAATCAACTACGATCGTGGTCAAACAGGTCAATCCACTCGTGACTTTGAAAAAGCGGCTAAAGCTTTTAAAAATACGTGCAAAGATCCATCTAAATGTGAAGAGTTGAAAAAGACGATGAAGACTTATGTAACGGAGCTTCACCGTTCTAAAAAATTAAAACCAGATCAAGATCTTTTGAACTCGTATGTGATTTATGCGAACACATTCCCAGAAGATACGGAGATGACGACTCGCGGGGCACAAGTTGCAATGGATATGGGTAAACCAGCTGTTGCGGCTCAGCTTTACCGTGCAATCTCTGACAACTCTGATTTGTCGGATAAAGAGCGTCAGAACGCCCTTCTTAACGAAGTGGCAGCAGGTGAAAAATCTGGCGACGTGAATTTGCAAAGAGCGGCCTACATCAACTTCCTTAAAAAAGGTAAAGATGAAGGCAAATCTTTCGAAGTTCGTTACCAAATGGCTTATTTGAACTATCAACAAAAACAGCTTAAAGAAGCCGCGGTTGCATTCAACGATCTTGCAACTGATAAAAAAGGTAAACCAGAACTTCGTAAAAAGTCTGCGGACCTGGCTTTAGATAGCTTGGCTCAACTTAAAAATGACGAGCAAATTCAAGAATTGGCTGCAAACTATGCGGCAATCTTCCCGGCTCACAAAGCTGAATTTGAAGCGACGTCTCGCAAAGCTTTGATGAATCAAGCGGCAGCTTTGGCGAACAATCCGAACTCGTCAAAATCTGATATGCGCACGGTATTGAAACGTATCACGAATACAAACTTGGCTTCTGCAAATGCTGAAGAAAAGGTTTTGTTCTATACGAATGAATCCATTATGGCCCAAAAACTGGGCGAAGATGAGATCTACGTTCAAGCGTTAAACAAACTGATCGCCTCAGATGTTTCGGCCGCGCGCAAAGAAGCGTTGCTTGAGCAATTGACTGGTTACTATGAGAAGAAATTAGATTTCGCGAATGCGTACAAAACAGCTCTTCGCTTGAAAATGCCTAAGGTCTCAGAAAAAGACCGTGAATTCCGTTTGGGAACCTTGGCGGACCTTGCTAACATGAATCCACAACGTCACTACCGTGCGGCTTTGAAATTGGGCATCAAGGGTGACCGTGCCATGGTTATGCGCACTCGCCTCGTTTTGATGTCATCAAACCCTGCCGCAGAATTGAAAGCTCAATCTTCAGAGCTTCGTCGTAGCCCAGCTGTTTTGAATGAAACTGCCTTGTTGGTTTTCGCTCGCAACGGTATGAGCAACAGCTTGAGATCAGTTCTGGATATGAAAGAGATCCGCAACCGCTCTGCGGCTCAGTTTATCCAAAAACAACCTTTCTATAGCAAAGCTGCTAACTTTAAAGGTCAGATCGCGGCTCACATGATTTCGACGAAATCAGACCGTCAAATGCAAAGAGATATCACGGAGCGTATTAAGCTTTTAGCAAAGGCTGATGCCCTACTTGCTGATGCTAACCGTACTCGTGACATCACAGCTCAGCTGATGGCTCTTGAGGTCGTGGCTATCGAAAACGATAGAATGGTTCGCGATCTGGTGAATTTGCCTATGCCTAAAGGTTTGACACCTCAAGAACAAGCTCAGTACGTGGGTATCTTGAAGGCTAAATCTAAACCCTACCTGATGAAGGCGAAATTCGCGGAACAACGCGAACAAGATCTTTTAAATAACTCGTCGGCATTGGCGCAAATGGCTCAGGACTACAGAACTGCCCGTCCTGAGATCCAAAACATCCTTAAGCGCGAAATGACTTTGATCACTCAATTACAAGCGAGTGGCAAAATGAAGTCTGCGGTATCGGATGCGCTAAATTCGTCACAGGCAAGTGCCTCTGATTTAGCCTCGGCTCGCAAGTCTGTTGCAGCTGAGCCTAACAACGCTGGTGAGATTGTAAAACTTAAAACTCTAGAGACAAAAATGGGCCATCCACTTATGGCTTCGTACCTGGAAGGCCGTTTAAATCAATTACAGAGAGGAAAAAGCCTATGA
- a CDS encoding ExbD/TolR family protein, translated as MRTSFVNVNKQRSPLMETQTLKPGGKKKSSGGANLALALPLTSLIDAFSIIVIYLLIGTQSNGIEVKSGQMNLPIAEHAQGVDKEMAILRIEKGNYFVNDERVVGSQLGSKLEALKKDSKEEIELMIQADTEMKYADLDPIIKAGSLAGIEKLKFAVVPKQ; from the coding sequence ATGAGAACTTCATTTGTTAACGTCAATAAACAACGTTCTCCTTTGATGGAAACTCAAACGCTAAAACCAGGTGGTAAAAAGAAATCCTCTGGCGGAGCCAACTTGGCTCTGGCGTTGCCGTTAACATCATTGATCGACGCTTTTTCTATCATCGTGATCTATCTTTTAATTGGTACGCAATCAAACGGTATTGAAGTTAAAAGTGGTCAAATGAATCTGCCAATCGCAGAACACGCTCAAGGTGTGGATAAAGAAATGGCGATTTTGAGAATCGAAAAAGGCAATTACTTCGTAAATGACGAACGTGTTGTCGGAAGCCAGTTGGGATCAAAACTAGAAGCTTTGAAAAAAGACTCTAAAGAAGAAATCGAATTGATGATCCAAGCTGACACCGAAATGAAATACGCTGACCTAGATCCAATCATCAAGGCTGGTTCCTTGGCAGGTATCGAAAAACTTAAATTTGCGGTGGTACCAAAACAATGA
- a CDS encoding ExbD/TolR family protein codes for MSASSGNNDKLNFEINILPILDILSVLICFLLLTAVWLQIGTLDTKQAIGDNSTAGAVNPPSLWVTMEADGSMQLSLRDIPKAKTLEDRIARSAQGVDLTTLEAKLKTLKAQWPDLKTSIVRPGAQTNYGDVIRVMDKLKQNSFEGVGLSPLG; via the coding sequence ATGAGCGCATCATCAGGTAACAACGACAAATTAAACTTCGAGATCAATATCCTACCGATCCTCGACATCCTTTCCGTACTCATCTGCTTCTTGCTTTTGACGGCGGTATGGTTGCAAATCGGTACTCTTGATACGAAGCAAGCCATTGGCGACAACTCCACTGCTGGAGCTGTGAATCCCCCGTCACTATGGGTGACGATGGAAGCAGACGGCAGTATGCAACTTTCTTTGCGCGATATTCCTAAAGCTAAAACTTTAGAAGACCGTATCGCTAGATCTGCTCAAGGTGTGGACCTAACAACTCTTGAAGCAAAATTGAAAACTTTGAAAGCCCAATGGCCTGATCTTAAAACAAGCATTGTTCGTCCCGGCGCACAGACCAATTATGGTGATGTGATCCGAGTGATGGATAAGTTGAAGCAAAACTCATTTGAAGGCGTGGGCTTGTCCCCACTAGGGTAA
- a CDS encoding MotA/TolQ/ExbB proton channel family protein: MEFLMSLGRGFTSGDAIWMWTILAAQIVSVAIIAERSIALFMNRKVNQKDMSKTIADDIKAGKLDQALRRSMQMGLTQPLGVVASAGIQAAIDMGGKEEIQLKMDEILLEESSRVEKRIGFLAMFANVATLLGLLGTITGLIHSFAGIANANPAEKAAILSQGISLAMNTTAYGLVVAVPALIMYAVLQNRATRLTEDLNKAALNLFIQLGYHYAPVSDKKEKALK; this comes from the coding sequence ATGGAATTTCTAATGTCACTTGGTCGCGGTTTTACTTCAGGAGATGCAATTTGGATGTGGACTATCTTGGCTGCTCAAATCGTATCTGTAGCTATTATTGCTGAGCGCTCTATTGCTTTGTTCATGAACCGCAAGGTCAACCAAAAGGATATGTCTAAAACGATCGCAGACGACATTAAAGCCGGCAAATTGGACCAGGCACTACGTCGCTCTATGCAAATGGGTTTGACGCAACCATTGGGCGTTGTGGCTTCTGCAGGCATCCAGGCAGCTATTGATATGGGTGGTAAAGAAGAGATCCAACTTAAAATGGATGAAATCCTTCTTGAAGAATCTAGCCGTGTTGAAAAACGTATCGGTTTCTTGGCGATGTTTGCCAACGTAGCAACGTTGTTGGGTCTATTGGGTACTATCACTGGTTTGATCCACTCTTTCGCCGGTATCGCTAACGCGAACCCAGCAGAAAAAGCAGCGATCTTGTCACAAGGTATCTCTTTGGCGATGAATACAACAGCTTACGGTCTAGTAGTAGCGGTTCCAGCGTTGATCATGTACGCGGTCTTGCAAAACAGAGCGACTCGTTTGACTGAGGATTTGAATAAAGCCGCTTTGAATTTGTTCATCCAACTTGGTTACCACTACGCTCCAGTTTCTGACAAAAAAGAAAAAGCACTTAAGTAA